The proteins below come from a single Prochlorococcus marinus str. MIT 9215 genomic window:
- a CDS encoding cob(I)yrinic acid a,c-diamide adenosyltransferase yields the protein MTNTSRNRGIGIVTASDSQERSKGQLHIYDGEGKGKSQAALGVVLRTIGLGICEKRQSRVLLLRFLKGPERPYDEDSAIEALQRGFPHLIDHVRTGRSEYFTADQVTKFDIGEAERGWNIAKGAIASSLYSVVVLDELNPVLDLGMLDINEVVESLQNRPDGLEIIITGRAAPSSLVRISQLHSEMRPRLSRDLSTINRQSGSSGGIEIYTGEGKGKSTSALGKALQAIGKGISQDKSHRVLILQWLKGGNGYTEDAAIEALRESYPYLVDHLRSGRDAIVWRGQQQPIDYIEAERAWEIAKASILSGLYKTIILDELNPTVDLELLPVESIHQTLLKKPADTEVIITGRCKNEPSYFELADVYSEMVCHKHYANVGVDLKRGVDY from the coding sequence TTGACGAATACGAGTAGAAATAGAGGAATTGGAATTGTCACTGCAAGTGACAGTCAAGAGAGATCAAAAGGTCAATTACATATTTATGATGGAGAGGGGAAGGGTAAAAGCCAGGCTGCTTTGGGAGTAGTCCTCAGGACAATAGGATTAGGAATATGCGAAAAAAGACAGTCAAGAGTTTTACTTCTAAGATTCTTAAAAGGTCCCGAGAGGCCATATGACGAGGATTCAGCTATAGAGGCTTTACAAAGAGGATTCCCACACTTAATTGACCATGTCAGGACAGGAAGATCTGAATACTTTACTGCTGATCAAGTGACAAAGTTTGATATCGGTGAGGCTGAGAGAGGTTGGAATATTGCTAAAGGAGCAATTGCTAGTTCTCTTTATTCTGTAGTTGTACTAGATGAGTTGAATCCAGTTCTTGATTTAGGAATGCTTGATATCAATGAAGTAGTTGAATCTCTTCAAAATCGTCCAGATGGATTAGAAATAATTATTACAGGAAGGGCAGCCCCTTCCTCTTTGGTAAGAATATCTCAACTTCATTCAGAAATGAGACCACGTTTGTCAAGAGACTTATCAACAATCAACAGACAAAGTGGTTCTAGTGGTGGAATTGAGATTTATACAGGTGAAGGAAAGGGTAAGTCCACAAGTGCTCTTGGTAAGGCTCTTCAAGCTATCGGTAAAGGAATATCTCAAGATAAAAGTCATAGAGTTTTAATATTGCAGTGGTTAAAAGGTGGTAATGGTTATACCGAAGATGCTGCCATAGAAGCTTTGAGAGAGAGTTACCCCTATCTAGTAGATCATTTGCGTTCAGGTAGAGATGCCATCGTATGGAGAGGTCAGCAACAACCAATTGATTATATTGAGGCTGAAAGAGCATGGGAAATTGCTAAAGCTTCTATTTTGTCTGGTTTGTATAAAACAATCATTTTAGATGAGTTGAATCCAACTGTTGATTTAGAGCTGCTACCCGTGGAATCAATACATCAAACGCTCTTAAAAAAACCAGCAGATACAGAAGTGATCATTACTGGGAGGTGTAAAAATGAACCTTCATACTTTGAACTCGCTGATGTCTATTCTGAAATGGTTTGTCATAAACATTATGCAAATGTTGGAGTTGATTTGAAAAGAGGTGTAGATTACTAA
- the larE gene encoding ATP-dependent sacrificial sulfur transferase LarE translates to MFNQLEILSDEQSEKLYTIRRYIKNLESVCIAYSGGVDSTLVASLAFEQLGSKAIAITGISPALANTLREEAKSQAKWIGVKHLEIKTSELDKSSYSKNPKDRCFACKKELHKHTTYLSKKLNYKIVLDGVNLDDLKDYRPGIQASKQAGVISPLAKFKFSKQDIRDISKALGFPWWDKPAQPCLSSRFPYGHEITSDRLKMVEKAEEYLKKGGVSEVRVRCQGSTARIEIPKNELKHFFNKYNFNELVQYFSNLGFNCTSLDLEGLISGKLNR, encoded by the coding sequence ATGTTCAATCAACTAGAAATTCTCTCAGATGAACAAAGTGAAAAGCTTTATACAATTAGAAGATACATTAAGAATCTTGAAAGTGTTTGTATTGCTTATTCAGGAGGAGTTGACAGTACATTAGTAGCATCATTAGCTTTCGAGCAATTAGGTAGCAAAGCAATTGCAATTACTGGAATTTCTCCTGCATTAGCTAATACTCTTCGCGAAGAAGCAAAAAGTCAAGCAAAATGGATTGGAGTAAAGCATTTAGAGATTAAAACATCAGAATTAGATAAATCAAGTTACAGTAAAAATCCCAAGGATAGATGCTTTGCATGCAAAAAAGAGCTCCACAAACATACGACCTATCTCTCTAAAAAACTTAATTACAAGATTGTCTTAGATGGAGTCAATCTTGATGATCTTAAAGATTACAGACCCGGTATACAAGCCTCAAAACAAGCAGGAGTTATTTCCCCCCTTGCAAAATTTAAATTCTCAAAACAAGACATTAGGGATATATCAAAAGCATTAGGTTTTCCTTGGTGGGATAAACCTGCTCAACCTTGCTTATCATCAAGATTTCCTTATGGCCACGAAATAACTAGTGATCGGCTAAAAATGGTTGAAAAAGCAGAAGAATACCTTAAAAAAGGTGGCGTATCAGAGGTTAGAGTTCGATGCCAAGGATCAACTGCAAGAATAGAAATTCCCAAAAATGAATTAAAGCATTTTTTTAACAAATATAATTTTAATGAGTTAGTTCAATATTTTTCTAATTTAGGATTTAATTGCACAAGCTTAGATCTTGAAGGACTAATAAGCGGAAAATTAAATAGGTGA
- the recF gene encoding DNA replication/repair protein RecF (All proteins in this family for which functions are known are DNA-binding proteins that assist the filamentation of RecA onto DNA for the initiation of recombination or recombinational repair.), with the protein MFLNKLKIKNFRNHKSFEIDLKEQRAIVLGCNGIGKSNLLESVELLSQLKSNRALSDKDLIENKSDMAVVIGQINFKDDLKLNLFRNGPKRIYVNESLLKKQSEIKNYIRSVCFCSNDIDIVRSEPSYRRTWIDKVVSQLEPVYLDLISRFNRLLKQRSHFWRSESFLKTQSSDIVESFDIQMSIISTRIFRRRRRALLKIKPYIEYWHNHLSKSKEQIDINYLSGIKNISPEEEEEEVISKKIAEQLLNQRSIESLTGKCNFGPHRDDIEFLINNVSVRKYGSSGQQRTFILALKMAELDLLTKTLNVSPILILDDVLAELDLTRQNLLLNSVGKDSQCFISATHLDKFNQSFLGSSQMIHL; encoded by the coding sequence ATTTTTTTAAATAAATTAAAAATTAAAAATTTTCGGAACCATAAAAGTTTTGAAATTGATTTAAAAGAGCAAAGAGCAATTGTTCTTGGATGTAACGGTATTGGTAAGTCAAATTTACTTGAATCGGTTGAATTATTAAGTCAATTAAAATCTAATAGAGCATTAAGTGATAAAGATTTAATAGAGAATAAAAGTGATATGGCTGTAGTCATAGGACAGATAAATTTTAAAGACGATTTGAAGTTGAATTTATTTCGCAATGGCCCTAAAAGAATTTACGTCAATGAATCACTTTTGAAAAAACAGAGTGAAATAAAGAATTATATTAGGAGTGTATGTTTCTGCTCTAATGATATAGATATTGTTAGAAGTGAACCAAGTTATCGAAGAACATGGATTGATAAAGTCGTATCTCAGCTGGAACCAGTATATTTAGATCTGATAAGTAGATTTAACAGGCTTTTAAAGCAAAGAAGTCATTTTTGGCGTTCGGAAAGTTTCTTGAAAACCCAATCCTCAGATATTGTTGAAAGCTTTGATATTCAAATGTCAATAATAAGTACAAGAATTTTTAGGCGTAGAAGAAGGGCTTTATTAAAAATAAAACCATATATTGAATATTGGCATAATCATTTAAGTAAATCTAAAGAGCAAATAGATATAAACTATCTTTCGGGGATTAAAAATATAAGTCCAGAAGAAGAAGAAGAAGAAGTTATTAGTAAAAAAATAGCAGAACAACTCCTTAATCAGCGTTCAATAGAATCATTGACTGGTAAATGTAATTTTGGCCCTCATCGTGATGATATTGAGTTTCTAATCAATAATGTTTCAGTTAGAAAATATGGTTCATCTGGACAGCAAAGGACGTTCATATTAGCTTTAAAGATGGCTGAACTAGATTTGTTAACTAAAACACTAAATGTCTCTCCAATACTTATATTGGATGATGTCTTGGCGGAATTAGATTTAACCAGGCAAAATTTGTTATTAAATTCTGTTGGTAAAGATAGTCAATGTTTTATAAGTGCGACACATTTAGATAAATTTAATCAGTCTTTCTTAGGCTCGTCACAAATGATTCACTTATAA
- the speD gene encoding adenosylmethionine decarboxylase, with the protein MEIYKKSQILSSFRDGQKLTHQSKHLLLELYRCDCEKLNDESFLRCILNRAAKLANATVLNLISNKFEPQGVTAIALLAESHISIHTWPESNYSAVDIFTCGQNMMPELASQHLIESLMAKEHSLRVIERNPPLAVPKQIRTAV; encoded by the coding sequence ATGGAAATCTACAAAAAAAGTCAAATTTTAAGTTCGTTTAGGGATGGGCAAAAATTAACACATCAAAGTAAACACCTTTTGTTGGAACTTTATAGATGTGATTGCGAAAAATTAAATGACGAATCCTTTTTGCGCTGTATTTTAAACAGAGCTGCTAAATTGGCAAATGCAACAGTTCTGAATTTGATAAGTAATAAATTTGAGCCTCAGGGCGTTACGGCAATTGCATTACTTGCAGAATCTCATATTTCAATACATACTTGGCCTGAATCTAATTATTCTGCAGTCGATATTTTTACATGTGGTCAAAATATGATGCCTGAATTAGCTAGTCAACATTTAATTGAATCTTTGATGGCTAAAGAACATTCTTTGCGTGTCATTGAGCGAAATCCACCACTGGCAGTACCTAAACAGATCAGAACGGCTGTTTAA
- the gshA gene encoding glutamate--cysteine ligase has product MSQNNLFKGFEVELFTGSLNSHIGVSEDIEKKFSDFVKEPDNRNVEYITTPEKDYNLLYGKLINPRKKLRKWLNTKNLTIIPSSTLCFKHDIQFQRSDIHNDYHQFIQDNYGTSIATSSVHINVGIDDIEKLFAAIRLIRTEAALYLSLSASSPFLNNKITDNHSQRWMQFPKTPSKVPFFINHNSYIDWIEENITNKNMQNIRHFWSSIRPNGPQRPLILDRLELRICDFVYDINLLLGITAMLELRILNLFENMNTLDPLNASLFSIDKLSEICDQNETNAAKDSLNSELIHWQDGKKVICREWIQNLLSDLSSTAENFGMEHLLNPIYHVLEEGNQSMKWINQYEKGLSIEQIMKISIEDMISSEDDNV; this is encoded by the coding sequence ATGAGTCAAAATAATCTTTTTAAAGGTTTTGAGGTGGAACTTTTCACAGGTTCTTTAAATTCTCATATTGGTGTTTCAGAGGATATTGAGAAAAAATTTTCTGATTTTGTAAAAGAGCCAGATAACAGAAATGTAGAATACATAACAACACCTGAAAAAGACTACAATTTGTTGTATGGGAAATTAATAAATCCAAGAAAAAAGTTAAGAAAGTGGCTAAATACTAAAAATTTAACAATTATTCCTTCATCCACTCTTTGTTTTAAACACGATATTCAATTTCAAAGATCAGATATTCACAATGATTATCATCAATTTATACAAGATAATTATGGAACCTCTATTGCAACTTCAAGTGTGCATATAAACGTAGGAATAGATGATATAGAGAAGCTTTTTGCGGCTATTAGACTTATAAGAACTGAGGCTGCTTTATATCTATCTCTTAGTGCTAGTTCACCTTTTTTAAATAATAAAATAACTGACAATCACTCTCAGAGATGGATGCAGTTTCCTAAAACACCAAGTAAAGTGCCTTTTTTTATAAATCATAATTCTTATATCGATTGGATCGAGGAAAATATAACTAATAAAAATATGCAAAATATCAGGCATTTTTGGTCTTCAATCCGACCAAATGGCCCCCAACGACCTTTAATTCTGGATCGTTTGGAATTAAGAATTTGTGATTTTGTTTATGATATCAACTTGCTTTTAGGAATAACGGCCATGTTAGAACTAAGAATTTTAAATCTTTTTGAAAATATGAATACTTTAGACCCTTTAAATGCCAGTTTATTTTCTATTGATAAATTATCAGAAATATGTGATCAAAATGAAACTAATGCTGCTAAAGATAGTCTAAATTCAGAATTAATACACTGGCAAGATGGCAAAAAAGTTATTTGTAGAGAGTGGATTCAAAACTTACTATCAGATTTGTCATCCACAGCAGAAAATTTTGGTATGGAACATCTTTTGAATCCTATCTATCATGTCCTTGAAGAAGGTAATCAATCTATGAAATGGATAAATCAATATGAAAAAGGGCTTTCAATTGAGCAAATAATGAAAATTTCTATCGAAGATATGATTAGTAGTGAAGACGATAATGTTTGA
- the ppc gene encoding phosphoenolpyruvate carboxylase: MESFRQIKNNNVDLISNNDPLDKNRLLIEDLWESVLREECPDDQAERLIQLKELSYSKQMNGDSSKTFKNEIVDIVNSMDLAESIAAARAFSLYFQLVNILEQRVEEDRYIQSFTNKDVQKSHDNLDPFAPALARQNAPVTFRELFYRLRKLNVPPGKLEELLQEMDIRLVFTAHPTEIVRHTIRHKQTRVANLLKKIQIEQFLTKEEKNSLKNQLKEEVRLWWRTDELHQFKPSVLDEVDYALHYFQQVLFNAMPQLRGRIAEALTENYPDVQLPSQSFCNFGSWVGSDRDGNPSVTPEITWRTACYQRQLMLERYIIATSNLRDQLSVSMQWSQVSSSLLESLETDRVKFPEIYEARATRYRSEPYRLKLSYILEKLRLTQERNNLLSDNGWKFDLEGEIDNKNLDKVENLYYKSVNEFTYDLELIKNSLISTGLTCESVNTLLTQVHIFGFSLASLDIRQESTRHSDAIQELTNYLDLTMKYDQMSEEEKIKWLIDELNTKRPLIPSDVNWTKTTEETFSVFKMVKRLQQEFGSRICHSYVISMSHSASDLLEVLLLAKEMGLLDQNSQKSKLLVVPLFETVEDLKRAPEVMERLFKLDFYRSLLPKVGESFKPLQELMLGYSDSNKDSGFVSSNWEIHRAQIALQNLSSRNNILLRLFHGRGGSVGRGGGPAYQAILAQPSGTLKGRIKITEQGEVLASKYSLPELALYNLETVTTAVIQNSLVNNRLDATPEWNQLMSRLAETSRSHYRKLVHENPDLLNFFQEVTPIEEISKLQISSRPARRKKGAKDLSSLRAIPWVFGWTQSRFLLPSWFGVGTALSSELNSDPRQIELLRVLHQRWPFFRMLISKVEMTLSKVDLEVARYYVDTLGSRENKDSFDDIFEVISKEYNLTKSLILEITGKNKLLESDRDLKLSVSLRNKTIIPLGFLQVSLLRRLRDQTRQPPISEFIIDKDESRRAYSRSELLRGALLTINGIAAGMRNTG; this comes from the coding sequence ATGGAATCTTTTCGACAGATAAAAAATAATAACGTGGATCTTATAAGTAACAATGATCCACTCGATAAAAATCGACTTTTAATAGAAGATCTATGGGAATCTGTACTAAGAGAAGAATGCCCAGATGATCAAGCAGAGAGATTGATACAGCTTAAAGAATTAAGTTATTCAAAACAAATGAATGGTGATAGTTCAAAAACTTTTAAAAATGAAATAGTTGATATTGTAAATTCTATGGATTTAGCAGAATCCATTGCAGCAGCAAGGGCATTCTCATTGTATTTTCAACTAGTGAATATTTTGGAACAAAGAGTTGAGGAAGATAGATATATACAAAGCTTTACTAATAAGGATGTTCAAAAATCGCACGATAATCTCGATCCTTTTGCACCAGCATTGGCTAGGCAAAATGCTCCAGTAACTTTTAGAGAATTATTTTATAGATTGAGGAAATTAAATGTACCTCCAGGAAAATTAGAAGAGTTACTGCAGGAAATGGATATCCGTTTAGTTTTTACTGCACATCCGACTGAGATAGTAAGACATACGATTAGACATAAGCAAACAAGAGTAGCCAATTTATTAAAAAAAATACAGATTGAACAATTTCTCACAAAAGAAGAAAAAAATTCTCTAAAAAACCAATTAAAAGAGGAAGTTAGACTTTGGTGGAGAACAGATGAATTGCATCAATTTAAACCATCAGTTTTAGATGAAGTGGATTATGCCTTGCATTATTTTCAACAAGTTTTATTTAATGCGATGCCTCAATTAAGGGGTAGGATCGCTGAAGCACTCACTGAAAATTATCCAGATGTTCAGTTGCCCTCTCAATCTTTTTGTAACTTCGGTTCTTGGGTAGGTTCTGATAGGGACGGTAATCCATCGGTCACTCCTGAGATAACATGGAGAACTGCTTGCTACCAAAGGCAGTTGATGTTGGAAAGATATATTATTGCGACATCAAATCTTAGAGATCAATTAAGTGTCTCGATGCAATGGAGTCAAGTTAGTTCTTCTCTATTAGAGTCACTTGAAACGGACAGGGTTAAGTTCCCAGAAATCTATGAAGCTAGAGCTACCAGGTATAGATCAGAACCTTACAGATTGAAGTTAAGTTATATTTTAGAAAAATTAAGGTTAACCCAAGAGAGAAATAATTTATTATCTGATAATGGGTGGAAATTTGATTTAGAGGGAGAAATTGATAATAAAAATTTAGATAAAGTTGAAAACTTATATTATAAGTCTGTTAACGAATTTACTTATGATCTCGAATTAATTAAAAATAGCCTGATTAGTACAGGTTTAACTTGCGAGTCTGTAAACACCTTACTTACTCAGGTTCATATTTTTGGATTTTCTTTGGCAAGTTTAGATATTCGTCAAGAGAGTACAAGACATAGTGACGCAATACAAGAACTTACAAATTATCTTGATTTAACTATGAAATATGACCAAATGTCTGAGGAGGAGAAAATTAAATGGCTTATAGATGAATTAAATACAAAAAGGCCTCTTATTCCATCTGACGTTAACTGGACAAAAACTACAGAAGAAACCTTTTCGGTTTTTAAAATGGTTAAGAGACTACAGCAAGAATTTGGAAGTCGCATATGTCATTCTTATGTGATTTCAATGAGTCATAGTGCATCTGATTTGCTTGAAGTTCTTTTACTGGCAAAAGAAATGGGACTTCTGGATCAAAATTCACAAAAGTCAAAATTATTAGTTGTTCCTCTTTTTGAAACTGTAGAAGACCTTAAAAGAGCACCCGAAGTAATGGAAAGGTTGTTTAAATTAGATTTCTATAGATCCTTATTGCCAAAAGTGGGAGAATCTTTTAAACCTCTGCAAGAATTAATGCTTGGATATTCTGATAGCAATAAAGATTCGGGATTTGTTTCTAGTAATTGGGAAATTCATAGAGCCCAAATAGCTCTTCAAAATCTTTCAAGTAGAAATAATATATTGTTAAGACTTTTTCATGGAAGAGGTGGTTCTGTAGGGAGAGGAGGAGGACCAGCCTATCAGGCAATATTGGCCCAACCAAGCGGCACTTTAAAAGGACGAATAAAAATAACAGAACAAGGTGAGGTTTTAGCTTCTAAATATAGTCTTCCCGAACTGGCTTTATACAATCTTGAGACTGTCACTACAGCGGTAATTCAAAATAGTTTGGTAAATAATAGACTTGACGCTACCCCAGAATGGAATCAATTAATGTCTAGGTTGGCAGAAACGTCAAGGTCTCACTATAGAAAATTAGTGCATGAGAATCCTGATTTATTAAATTTCTTTCAAGAGGTCACTCCAATAGAAGAAATAAGTAAATTACAGATATCTAGTAGGCCTGCTAGAAGAAAAAAAGGTGCAAAAGATTTGTCAAGTTTAAGAGCTATTCCATGGGTATTTGGTTGGACACAAAGTAGATTTCTTTTGCCAAGTTGGTTTGGAGTGGGTACTGCATTGTCATCTGAATTAAATTCTGATCCACGACAAATTGAATTATTAAGAGTTTTACATCAAAGATGGCCATTTTTTAGGATGCTTATATCTAAGGTAGAAATGACATTATCTAAGGTGGATTTGGAAGTTGCCAGATATTATGTTGATACTCTTGGAAGTAGGGAAAATAAAGATTCTTTTGATGATATTTTTGAAGTAATTTCCAAAGAATATAATCTTACAAAATCTTTAATTCTTGAAATTACTGGAAAAAATAAGCTCCTCGAATCTGATAGAGACTTGAAATTATCTGTAAGCTTGAGGAATAAGACAATCATTCCGTTGGGGTTTTTGCAGGTTTCACTTTTAAGAAGATTAAGAGACCAGACAAGACAACCCCCAATAAGCGAATTTATTATTGATAAAGATGAATCTAGAAGAGCTTACAGTAGAAGTGAACTATTGAGGGGGGCACTTTTAACTATCAATGGAATAGCAGCTGGCATGAGAAATACAGGTTGA
- a CDS encoding anthranilate synthase component I family protein: MSSSQKDSFLKAYKDGKNFIPIIQTWPADLETPLSTWLKLSTKDSHGVFLESVEGGESLGRWSIIATKPLWEAVCNGEEIVKTWNDGKTETHKGDPFDILRSWTKEYKSTILDHLPSIGQLYGSWGYELINRIEPSVPINEIPENNIPYGSWMFFDQLVVFDQIKRCITAVVYADTTSSKEFSSEELFLNSISKIQKTRNLMKVPLKENEFLDWNENENLNLDLESNWKKKDFEDAVLSAKEYIRKGDIFQIVISQRFQTKVNHDPFNLYRSLRMVNPSPYMSFFDFGSWYLIGSSPEVMVKAKKNKNDQIVASLRPIAGTRPRGIDNQQDLELENDLLKDPKEIAEHVMLIDLGRNDLGRVCEIGTVKVKDLMVIEKYSHVMHIVSEVEGILQNNADVWDLLKASFPAGTVTGAPKIRAMQLIKNFEKDARGPYAGVYGSIDINGALNTAITIRTMIVKPSRNGKYDVSVQAGAGIVADSFPENEYQETINKAKGILKALACLDK; the protein is encoded by the coding sequence ATGAGCAGCTCACAGAAAGATAGTTTTTTAAAAGCTTACAAAGATGGTAAAAATTTTATACCTATCATTCAAACTTGGCCAGCAGATTTAGAGACTCCATTGTCAACTTGGTTAAAATTATCCACAAAAGATTCCCATGGCGTTTTTCTTGAATCTGTTGAAGGTGGGGAAAGTTTAGGTAGGTGGAGTATTATTGCTACTAAACCTCTTTGGGAGGCAGTTTGCAATGGAGAAGAGATAGTTAAAACTTGGAATGATGGCAAAACTGAAACACATAAAGGTGACCCTTTTGATATTTTAAGAAGTTGGACAAAGGAATATAAGTCAACCATTCTTGATCACTTACCATCAATTGGACAGTTATATGGCTCTTGGGGTTATGAATTAATAAATCGAATAGAACCAAGCGTTCCAATAAATGAAATACCAGAAAACAATATTCCTTATGGTTCCTGGATGTTTTTTGATCAGTTAGTTGTTTTTGACCAAATAAAAAGATGTATTACTGCAGTGGTTTATGCAGATACAACTTCTTCAAAAGAGTTCTCGAGTGAAGAGTTGTTTTTAAACTCAATTTCTAAAATTCAGAAAACAAGAAATTTAATGAAAGTTCCACTAAAAGAAAATGAATTTTTAGATTGGAATGAAAATGAGAATTTGAATTTAGATCTAGAGAGTAATTGGAAGAAAAAAGATTTTGAGGATGCAGTTCTCTCTGCAAAAGAATATATAAGAAAGGGAGATATCTTTCAAATAGTTATAAGTCAGAGATTCCAAACTAAAGTCAATCATGATCCTTTTAATTTATATAGAAGTTTGCGGATGGTTAATCCATCTCCATATATGTCGTTTTTTGATTTTGGTTCATGGTATCTGATTGGTTCAAGCCCTGAAGTGATGGTTAAAGCTAAAAAAAATAAAAATGATCAGATTGTTGCTAGCTTAAGACCAATAGCTGGCACAAGACCTAGAGGTATTGATAATCAACAAGACTTGGAATTAGAAAATGATTTATTAAAAGATCCAAAAGAGATAGCTGAGCATGTAATGCTAATTGATCTTGGGAGAAATGATCTTGGAAGAGTTTGTGAAATTGGTACTGTGAAGGTCAAAGATTTAATGGTTATTGAGAAATATTCACATGTTATGCATATAGTTAGCGAGGTTGAGGGAATCTTACAAAATAATGCTGATGTGTGGGATTTGCTTAAAGCATCTTTTCCCGCCGGAACAGTGACTGGTGCGCCAAAAATAAGAGCTATGCAGTTGATTAAGAATTTTGAAAAAGATGCTAGAGGACCTTATGCTGGTGTTTACGGATCTATTGATATTAATGGTGCATTAAATACCGCAATTACAATTAGAACTATGATAGTTAAACCCTCAAGAAATGGTAAATATGATGTGTCAGTGCAAGCAGGAGCTGGAATAGTTGCTGATTCTTTTCCTGAAAATGAGTATCAAGAGACTATAAATAAAGCAAAGGGGATATTAAAAGCATTAGCCTGCTTGGATAAATAA
- a CDS encoding photosystem I reaction center subunit II PsaD, giving the protein MTETLVGQFPKHIGSTGGLLNSAETEEKYAIVWKSSKEQAFELPTGGAAIMHEGDNLMYFARKEQCLALGTQLRAFKPRIEDFKIYRIFPGGDIEFLHPKDGVFSEKVNEGREKVGHNPRRIGENPNPAGLKFTTKNTFD; this is encoded by the coding sequence ATGACTGAAACTTTAGTTGGTCAATTTCCAAAGCATATAGGAAGCACTGGGGGTTTATTAAACTCAGCAGAAACCGAAGAAAAATATGCAATCGTATGGAAAAGTTCAAAGGAACAAGCATTTGAATTGCCCACCGGCGGAGCGGCTATTATGCATGAAGGTGATAATTTAATGTACTTTGCAAGAAAAGAACAATGCCTTGCATTGGGCACACAATTAAGAGCCTTCAAACCAAGAATTGAAGATTTTAAAATCTACCGAATTTTCCCAGGTGGGGATATTGAATTTTTACACCCAAAAGATGGTGTTTTTTCTGAAAAAGTAAATGAAGGTAGAGAGAAAGTAGGTCATAATCCGAGAAGAATAGGTGAAAATCCTAATCCAGCTGGTTTGAAATTTACAACTAAGAATACTTTTGATTAA